The Suncus etruscus isolate mSunEtr1 chromosome 7, mSunEtr1.pri.cur, whole genome shotgun sequence genome includes a window with the following:
- the SMCR8 gene encoding guanine nucleotide exchange protein SMCR8, with translation MISAPDVVAFTKENDYEEEPYHEPALPEEYSVPLFPFASQGANPWSKLSGAKFSRDFILISEFSEQVGPQPLLTIPNDTKVFGTFDLNYFSLRIMSVDYQASFVGHPPGSAYPKLNFVEDSKVVLGDSKEGAFAYVHHLTLYDLEARGFVRPFCMAYISADQHKIMQQFQELSAEFSKASECLKTGNRKAFAGELEKKLKDLDYTRTVLHTETEIQKKANDKGFYSSQAIEKANELASVEKSIIEHHDLLKQIRSYPYRKLKGADLCSGEMECSQDQACQAATTSNPDEFADADLYSCRPTYTPKLIKAKSTKCFDKKLKTLEELCDTEYFTQTLAQLSHIEHMFRGDLCYLLTSQIDRALLKQQHITNFLFEDFVDVDDKVVEKQESAAPKPVQDRPPSRSLGEYPIPQVLISVGSYKSSVESVLIKMEQELGDEEYKETEVAELSSFDPQENLDYLDMEMKGSISSGESIEVLGTEKSTSLLSKSDSQASLTVPLSPQVIRSKAVSNRTISEDSIEVLSTCPSEALIPEDLKASYPSAINEEEAYTDDSEGAILFQANISPPELDRPEEGNVENLLSETDSSCCIRKENDSLMGSLPTVAHTLLDEDGVVSIAPQRYQQKDQDFHVNFATDNASPSQDHSSEGFTACELDPSHLLASRDVSKTSLDNYSDTTSYVGSVASTGSDRTPTVHPTGSSSERHKKRAGQNALKFIRQYPFAHPAIYSLLSGRTLVVLGEDEIIVRKLVTALSIFVPNYSRSAKPVKHWLSSPLHITDFQKWKLIGLQRMASPASASTLHTLSRYSRYTSILDLDNKTLRCPLYRGNFVPRLADHRTQIKRGSTYYLHVQSMLTQLCSKAFLYTFCHHLHLPAHDKETEDLVAGRQVNFLKLNLGLVNEDIKVVQYLAELLKLYYMQEAPGISHPTLRFDYVPSFLYKI, from the exons ATGATTAGCGCCCCTGACGTGGTGGCCTTCACCAAAGAGAACGACTATGAAGAGGAGCCTTACCATGAGCCGGCCCTGCCCGAGGAGTACTCGGTGCCCCTCTTTCCCTTCGCCAGCCAGGGAGCCAACCCCTGGTCCAAACTGTCCGGGGCCAAGTTCTCTCGGGATTTCATCCTCATTTCCGAGTTCTCGGAGCAGGTGGGACCCCAACCCTTGCTAACCATACCCAATGACACCAAAGTTTTCGGTACCTTTGATCTAAATTACTTCTCCTTAAGAATCATGTCTGTCGATTACCAGGCCTCTTTTGTAGGCCATCCCCCTGGTTCCGCTTATCCTAAGCTGAACTTTGTGGAGGACTCCAAAGTCGTGCTGGGAGACTCCAAAGAAGGAGCCTTTGCTTATGTGCACCACCTGACCTTGTATGACCTGGAGGCCCGTGGCTTCGTGAGGCCCTTTTGCATGGCTTATATCTCAGCAGACCAGCACAAAATCATGCAGCAGTTCCAGGAACTTTCAGCTGAATTTTCCAAAGCTTCTGAGTGCTTGAAGACAGGTAACAGGAAGGCATTTGCTGGGGAACTTGAAAAAAAGCTGAAAGACTTGGATTATACCAGAACTGTGCTGCATACTGAAACAGAGATCCAAAAGAAAGCCAATGACAAAGGTTTTTACTCATCTCAGGCAATTGAGAAAGCCAATGAACTGGCTAGTGTAGAGAAATCCATAATAGAACATCATGACCTGCTGAAGCAGATCCGTTCATATCCTTATCGGAAGCTGAAAGGGGCTGATTTGTGTTCTGGGGAGATGGAGTGCTCCCAGGATCAAGCTTGCCAGGCAGCCACTACCTCTAATCCCGATGAGTTTGCTGACGCTGATCTTTACTCCTGCCGACCAACCTATACCCCCAAGCTCATCAAAGCCAAGTCCACCAAGTGTTTTGACAAGAAGTTGAAGACCTTGGAAGAGCTCTGTGACACCGAATACTTTACCCAGACATTGGCTCAGCTCAGTCACATAGAACACATGTTCAGAGGAGACCTGTGCTATCTACTAACCAGCCAGATTGACAGGGCACTGCTAAAACAACAGCACATTACAAACTTTCTCTTCGAGGATTTTGTGGATGTCGATGACAAGGTGGTAGAGAAACAAGAGAGTGCAGCCCCTAAGCCTGTTCAAGACAGGCCGCCTTCCAGGTCTTTAGGAGAATATCCAATTCCTCAAGTGTTAATTAGCGTTGGCTCTTACAAGTCCAGTGTGGAGTCTGTGTTGATCAAGATGGAGCAGGAACTTGGAGATGAGGAGTACAAAGAAACAGAAGTGGCAGAATTGAGCAGTTTTGACCCCCAAGAGAACTTGGACTACCTGGATATGGAGATGAAAGGGAGTATCAGTAGTGGTGAAAGCATTGAGGTTCTGGGCACAGAAAAATCCACCTCTCTGCTTTCCAAGTCTGACAGCCAGGCCAGCCTCACGGTGCCATTGAGCCCTCAAGTAATCCGCAGCAAAGCTGTCAGCAATAGAACCATCAGTGAGGACAGTATTGAAGTCCTCAGCACCTGCCCCTCTGAGGCACTCATCCCTGAGGACCTTAAGGCCAGCTACCCAAGTGCCATTAATGAAGAAGAAGCCTACACAGATGATAGTGAGGGAGCCATCCTCTTCCAGGCAAACATCAGTCCTCCTGAGTTGGACAGGCCAGAGGAGGGCAACGTGGAAAATCTGCTATCAGAGACTGACTCTTCCTGCTGCATCAGGAAGGAGAATGACAGTCTGATGGGGTCACTTCCCACTGTGGCCCACACACTCTTAGATGAGGATGGAGTAGTGAGCATCGCCCCACAGCGGTACCAGCAAAAGGACCAGGACTTTCATGTGAACTTTGCTACAGACAATGCCAGCCCTTCTCAAGACCACAGTTCTGAGGGTTTCACTGCTTGTGAATTGGACCCGAGCCACCTGCTGGCTAGCAGGGATGTCAGTAAGACCAGTCTGGATAACTACTCAGACACCACCAGCTATGTAGGCAGTGTAGCCTCCACTGGCTCAGACAGGACTCCCACTGTTCATCCCACTGGGTCCTCTTCTGAGAGGCATAAAAAGAGAGCTGGCCAGAATGCCTTAAAATTCATCCGCCAGTATCCTTTTGCCCACCCAGCCATCTACTCCCTGCTCAGTGGGCGGACACTTGTGGTCCTGGGGGAAGATGAGATCATAGTCAGGAAGCTTGTGACGGCGCTGTCCATCTTTGTTCCCAACTACAGCCGCAGTGCCAAACCTGTGAAGCACTGGCTGTCCTCCCCTTTACACATTACGGATTTCCAGAAGTGGAAGCTTATTGGCCTGCAGAG AATGGCATCCCCTGCCAGTGCCAGCACACTGCACACACTGAGCCGCTACAGCCGCTATACAAGCATTCTGGACCTGGACAACAAAACCCTGCGCTGCCCACTCTACAGAGGCAACTTTGTGCCACGGCTAGCAGACCATCGCACTCAGATCAAGCGAGGCAGCACTTACTATTTGCATGTCCAGAGCATGCTTACTCAGCTCTGCTCCAAGGCTTTCCTCTACACCTTTTGCCACCACCTGCACCTGCCTGCACACGATAAGGAGACTGAGGACCTGGTTGCTGGGCGCCAAGTGAACTTCTTGAAGCTGAACCTGGGTCTGGTGAATGAAGATATCAAAGTGGTCCAATACCTAGCTGAGTTGCTGAAGCTATACTATATGCAGGAGGCTCCTGGAATCAGCCACCCTACGCTCAGGTTTGACTATGTTCCCAGCTTTTTGTACAAAATCTGA